CGCTGTTGCCCGCATTTGAGCAGCCGGGCAACACCAGTTCCCGATCGTTCCGCAACCTCGCGTACCCGCTGGACTGGGAAGGGATCTTCCGCTTCGTGGGGTTTCCCGCGTATCTCAAACCTTACGCCGGCGGCGGCTGGCGCGATGTATATTACATCAACGACGCCGAACAGTTTTTTGCCGTACACCAGCAAACCGGCCGCGAAACCATGATGCTCCAGGCCGCGGTGGAATGGGAGGAATACTACCGCTGCTATTGCATCGGCGCCGCCGATGTACGCATTATGCCCTACGATCCCCGCCTGCCGCATGCGGAACGCTATTACGCGGGGTTCAGCGCCGGAGAAGTGCTGCACGCACAGCTGGAAGCATTCACAATTGCCCTGAACCGCGCGCTGGGATATGATTTCAACACCGTGGAATTTGCCGTAAAAAACGGCGTGCCTTATGCCATCGACTTCTGCAATCCCGCACCGGACGCGGACCCGCAATCGGTTGGCCAGGAGAATTTCAGGTGGTACGTCGAAAAATCGGCGCGATATGCGCTGGATCGTGCGCTGGAAGCGCGCCCCGGGGTCGATAACCTTCATTGGGGCACGTTCGTCCGCCGCGCCGCCGGCATTCCGGAATAATTTACGAACTTCACATCCGGTTAACCAATTGTCACACATGAACTTTGCCGCTTTTACGTTAGGTATCGAAGAAGAATACATGGTCATGGACCCCGAAACCCGGGAACTCCGCTCCCATGAACAAAAAATCGTGGAACAAGCCCAAAAGGTGATCAAAGACAAAGTGAAGGCCGAAATGCACCAGGCCGTCGTGGAAGTGGGCACACAGATCTGCGCCAATATCGAAGAAGCCTGGGCCGACGTTTCGCTGCTGCGCAAAACCATCCACGAAATCGCCGGGAACCTCGGCTTCAGCATCGGCGCCTCGGGCACCCATCCGTTTTCGAAATGGGAAAAACAGCTCATCACCGATCATCCCCGCTACTTCGAACTGGTCAATGAAATGCAGGACGCCGCCCGCTCCAACCTCATCTACGGACTGCACGTCCACGTAGGCATGGAAAACCGCGAAATGGCCATCCACATCGCCAACAGCGTCCGTTACTTCCTGCCCCACGTATTCGCCCTGAGCACCAACTCACCGTTCTGGGAAGGGCGCAACACCGGCTTCAAATCCTTCCGTACAAAGGTTTTTGATAAATTCCCCCGCACCGGCATCCCCGATTATTTCGCCAGTATCGAGGAATATGACAACTACATCAAGCTGCTCGTTAAAACCAATTGTATCGACAACGCGAAGAAAGTCTGGTGGGACCTCCGCGTGCACCCTTTCTTTAATACCGTCGAATTCCGCATCTGCGACGTGCCGCTCACTGTCCGCGAAACCATCACGCTGGCCGCGATTTTCCAGGCGGTGTGCGTAAAAATATACAAGCTCCGCGCCCAGAATCTCAACTTCATCCTCTATAACCGCGCCCTCATCAACGAAAACAAATGGCGCGCCTCCCGCTACGGGATCGACGGCAACCTGATCGATTTCGGGAAAGAGATGGAAGTCAACACCCGCGCACTCATCCATGAGCTCCTCGATTTCGTGGACGACGTCGTCGACGACCTCGGCACCCGCGATATCGTAGTGCAGGGCACAGAAGAAATTTTATCCGGCGGAACCGGCGCGGACAAACAGCTTCAGGTGTTTGAAGCATCCGGAAATGATTTTACTGCTGTAGTAGATTACATACAATCCCGCTTTCTGGCGTAATTTTGCAGTAATGAAAGTAGCAGTACTTGACCTGTACGAAGGTGTACCTAACGAAGGAATGCGCTGTATCCGTGAATTGCTCCTGCAATTCGCCGAATCACGGCAGATCTCGCTGCAACTCAACGAATTCGACGTGCGTGGCCAAAGCCAGGTGCCGGATTTGGGGTACGACGTGTATATCAGCACGGGCGGGCCGGGTTCCCCCGTCGACAGTGCCGGCAGTAACTGGGAAAACGCTTATTTCGGCTGGTTGCAATCGGTACTGGACTGGAACCTGCGGGAAGGAAGCCGTAAAAAGCACATCTTCCTCATCTGCCATTCGTTCCAGATCGTATGCCGTTTTTTTGAACTGGGAGAAGTATGCAGGCGGAAAAGCTCCGCTTTCGGCGTGTTTCCCGTCCACCTGACTGCCGCCGGCGAGAAAGAAGCCGTGTTCGCTGGCTTGCACGATCCGTTTTACATCGTTGACAGCCGCCACTGGCAAGTAATTCAACCGCACGAGGAAAACCTCCGGGCCATGGGCGCCGAGGTATTGGCGATCGAGAAAGAAAGGCCGCACGTACCCCTGGAACGGGCTACCATGGC
Above is a genomic segment from Chitinophaga pollutisoli containing:
- a CDS encoding glutamine amidotransferase-related protein, with amino-acid sequence MKVAVLDLYEGVPNEGMRCIRELLLQFAESRQISLQLNEFDVRGQSQVPDLGYDVYISTGGPGSPVDSAGSNWENAYFGWLQSVLDWNLREGSRKKHIFLICHSFQIVCRFFELGEVCRRKSSAFGVFPVHLTAAGEKEAVFAGLHDPFYIVDSRHWQVIQPHEENLRAMGAEVLAIEKERPHVPLERATMAIRFNPYMIGTQFHPEADAEGMHKYLRQPTRRHRVVADHGAEKYENMLELLQQPDKILLTHDTLLPNFLEAALHYQHT
- a CDS encoding carboxylate-amine ligase, producing the protein MNFAAFTLGIEEEYMVMDPETRELRSHEQKIVEQAQKVIKDKVKAEMHQAVVEVGTQICANIEEAWADVSLLRKTIHEIAGNLGFSIGASGTHPFSKWEKQLITDHPRYFELVNEMQDAARSNLIYGLHVHVGMENREMAIHIANSVRYFLPHVFALSTNSPFWEGRNTGFKSFRTKVFDKFPRTGIPDYFASIEEYDNYIKLLVKTNCIDNAKKVWWDLRVHPFFNTVEFRICDVPLTVRETITLAAIFQAVCVKIYKLRAQNLNFILYNRALINENKWRASRYGIDGNLIDFGKEMEVNTRALIHELLDFVDDVVDDLGTRDIVVQGTEEILSGGTGADKQLQVFEASGNDFTAVVDYIQSRFLA